Proteins from one Monodelphis domestica isolate mMonDom1 chromosome 6, mMonDom1.pri, whole genome shotgun sequence genomic window:
- the PURG gene encoding purine-rich element-binding protein gamma isoform X1 yields the protein MERAGKGGGGRNAGGGSGVSRSSLYPQAQQQSQCPHYPPPAGTAVCQTGATVEIQELASKRVDIQKKRFYLDVKQSPRGRFLKIAEVWIGRGRQDNIRKSKLTLSLSVAAELKECLGDFIEHYAHLGLKAHRPEHGHDQEHDARRRPQSSAPSPPASVVSEEHPHSVLKTDYIERDNRKYYLDLKENQRGRFLRIRQTLTRGPGGMGYFGHTLGQEQTIVLPAQGMIEFRDALVQLIEDYGNGDLEEPHRGGEEEPLELPEGTSFRVDNKRFYFDVGSNRYGVFLKVSEVRPPYRNTVTVPYKAWTRFGENFIKYEEEMRRICNSHKEQRMDVRRDSGEEQEGLD from the coding sequence ATGGAAAGAgctgggaaaggaggaggaggcaggaaTGCAGGAGGGGGTTCTGGTGTCAGCAGAAGCAGCCTTTATCCCCAGGCCCAGCAGCAGTCCCAGTGTCCACACTACCCACCACCTGCAGGCACTGCTGTCTGCCAAACTGGGGCCACTGTGGAAATCCAGGAGCTGGCCTCAAAGCGGGTAGACATCCAAAAGAAGAGGTTCTACCTTGATGTCAAGCAGAGTCCCCGTGGCAGGTTCCTCAAGATTGCTGAGGTCTGGATAGGCAGAGGACGTCAGGACAATATCCGTAAGAGCAAACTGACCCTCTCGCTGTCTGTGGCAGCAGAGCTGAAGGAGTGCCTCGGGGATTTCATTGAGCACTATGCCCACCTGGGCCTGAAAGCCCACCGGCCAGAACATGGCCACGACCAAGAACATGATGCCAGGAGGCGACCACAGTCCTCAGCACCATCCCCCCCAGCCTCTGTAGTATCCGAAGAACACCCTCACAGTGTGCTCAAGACAGACTACATTGAAAGAGACAATAGGAAATACTATCTAGACCTGAAGGAAAACCAGCGGGGCCGCTTCCTCAGGATAAGACAGACTCTGACCCGAGGCCCTGGAGGCATGGGTTACTTTGGTCACACCTTGGGCCAAGAACAAACAATCGTCCTCCCAGCCCAAGGAATGATTGAGTTCAGAGATGCCTTGGTCCAACTCATTGAAGACTATGGTAATGGTGACTTGGAAGAACCACACAGAGGTGGGGAAGAGGAACCCCTGGAGCTCCCCGAGGGCACATCCTTCAGGGTGGACAACAAGAGGTTCTACTTTGATGTGGGCTCCAATCGCTATGGGGTTTTCCTCAAGGTAAGTGAAGTGAGACCCCCTTACCGTAACACAGTCACTGTTCCATACAAAGCATGGACGAGGTTTGGGGAGAATTTTATCAAGTACGAAGAGGAGATGAGGAGAATTTGCAACAGCCATAAAGAACAGAGGATGGATGTCAGAAGGGACAGTGGTGAAGAACAAGAAGGTCTCGACTAG
- the PURG gene encoding purine-rich element-binding protein gamma isoform X2 → MERAGKGGGGRNAGGGSGVSRSSLYPQAQQQSQCPHYPPPAGTAVCQTGATVEIQELASKRVDIQKKRFYLDVKQSPRGRFLKIAEVWIGRGRQDNIRKSKLTLSLSVAAELKECLGDFIEHYAHLGLKAHRPEHGHDQEHDARRRPQSSAPSPPASVVSEEHPHSVLKTDYIERDNRKYYLDLKENQRGRFLRIRQTLTRGPGGMGYFGHTLGQEQTIVLPAQGMIEFRDALVQLIEDYGNGDLEEPHRGGEEEPLELPEGTSFRVDNKRFYFDVGSNRYGVFLKDTLYPECRKN, encoded by the coding sequence ATGGAAAGAgctgggaaaggaggaggaggcaggaaTGCAGGAGGGGGTTCTGGTGTCAGCAGAAGCAGCCTTTATCCCCAGGCCCAGCAGCAGTCCCAGTGTCCACACTACCCACCACCTGCAGGCACTGCTGTCTGCCAAACTGGGGCCACTGTGGAAATCCAGGAGCTGGCCTCAAAGCGGGTAGACATCCAAAAGAAGAGGTTCTACCTTGATGTCAAGCAGAGTCCCCGTGGCAGGTTCCTCAAGATTGCTGAGGTCTGGATAGGCAGAGGACGTCAGGACAATATCCGTAAGAGCAAACTGACCCTCTCGCTGTCTGTGGCAGCAGAGCTGAAGGAGTGCCTCGGGGATTTCATTGAGCACTATGCCCACCTGGGCCTGAAAGCCCACCGGCCAGAACATGGCCACGACCAAGAACATGATGCCAGGAGGCGACCACAGTCCTCAGCACCATCCCCCCCAGCCTCTGTAGTATCCGAAGAACACCCTCACAGTGTGCTCAAGACAGACTACATTGAAAGAGACAATAGGAAATACTATCTAGACCTGAAGGAAAACCAGCGGGGCCGCTTCCTCAGGATAAGACAGACTCTGACCCGAGGCCCTGGAGGCATGGGTTACTTTGGTCACACCTTGGGCCAAGAACAAACAATCGTCCTCCCAGCCCAAGGAATGATTGAGTTCAGAGATGCCTTGGTCCAACTCATTGAAGACTATGGTAATGGTGACTTGGAAGAACCACACAGAGGTGGGGAAGAGGAACCCCTGGAGCTCCCCGAGGGCACATCCTTCAGGGTGGACAACAAGAGGTTCTACTTTGATGTGGGCTCCAATCGCTATGGGGTTTTCCTCAAG